The genomic DNA CGCTAAAATGAACCTTCATCAAAAATTCATGCGAAGCACCACGACTTTCTTCCTTTCCAACCACAATAAAACTATCTGGATCAGTTAAGTCTTTATAGCTACGTTCAATCATTCCCGTACTATCAAAATCTGCATGAACTTCTATATCCAGTGCATTTTCTTTTTGACAATCTTCTGTTACAAAGTTCATAACCGATTGATTTCGATCATCAATGGAATGAAAATTGACATAAGCGTCCACAAAAGATTCAAGAATATCTTTTTCTTTTATTTTATCGGCTTTTTCTTCATTGCTATCAGTTTGTGGCTCTGATATAACAACCGACTGTTCACTGTTTTCGTTTTTTAAGTTCGCGATAGTAGCTTCTTGATCGTAATACTTTTCTTGTAATTCATGATACTTCACTCCAACAAATAGGAGACCAATCAATAATAAAATGATACAAGTAATTCGTTTCATCATTTCCCTCTTTTCTTCAAAATTGATTTCACAAATAACATTCGGTTTTTGCGTTTATTTTTCCGACTGCAGTCAAATAAAATGAAAAAAATCCAACGTAAAAAGCGAACAATCAATATTTACCAGTAGTGATAATCTTTAATGGATCAAGCCACGTTCCATCATCTGTGAACGCACTTGATTCCGCTTGTAACCAATCTTTTTTCGTGATTCCTAAGTGCAAGTGTTCTGTATCACGTATGCCAATTACATCTCCCAATTTGACCTTATCACCTACTTTAACCTTTGCATTGCTGGTACTTGTGGCGAACTCTTGATAAACCATATTTAATCCACTATCATTAATGACGATCACACAAGCACCTAACCCCGAAATACCAGGATTTCCAACATAAGTGACCGTTCCACCATGAATGGCGTGAATTTCATTTCCAGGGTGATCCACTGATCCAAAGTCCAATCCGTCGTGAAAACCATTTTCTCGAAATTCTCCACCAGGATTTTTACCAAATAATTGACCGCCTGCAAAAGATCCTTGTCCAACTTCAGGAAATGGCCAGCCCCATCCATCACCAACTGAACCACTTGTGTTACTACCAAAATCTTTCCATTTTTGGATCGCAAAATCATCATATTGTGTCAGATTATTCGACTGAATGATTGACATACAACCTGTAAAATAAGGACTACTTTCTGTAATACCAGCCGTAGCATAACCGCCTCTTCCTAATATCAATAAACATTCACTAGGACTTTTATTCCCTACACACGCATTAAAATTCGATTGTGAAGCCACCATATAGCCATAATAACTAAAGGCTGATTTTTTATTCGGAAACTTCATATAATTTCCACCTTCTGAACCGCTTACCCCTCGAGCGGTACCTTTAGGAAACGGACAGCCTTCAAACCATGTGATCCCAAAGAAATTATTATCAGTCTTTGCAGACTGTGAATGCCCCCATTCACTTTCATACGCCCACTGACTAATAATCACACTTGGCAACAAGTGATATTTTATAGCTGAACCTACAGCTAATTGGGCGATTTCATCAGGCACATTTCCAACTCCTTTGATCTCAGGATAAGAAGGTAAATCTTCTGAATAAACACCAATAAATTCTGCTCCGCCAGTAGCCGATCCACTTGTCTCAGAATCATCGACGCCAAAGAAAAGAAACAGAATCCCCATCATAAGAAGTACAAGGAACCCGAAACAACCAAAACAGCCTTTATTTTTCATAAACGCCACCTAGCTTTCTTTGTGGTGTACGTCCGCTTGGTAAAGAGCGAACTTGATTTTTCTTTATCACTTTTTCCTCTATCGGCTGTACTTCTTTTCGGTATTGATTCGTTACATTCTGAATTTGTTTGACATCCGAATGGAATTTTTTATTCAATACTAAATGTGGCGTATATGGATTTATTAAGGGTATTTTTTGTCCTGTACGATCAATTGGTGTTCGTGTCATTCTGACATTGCTATGATTCAAACGGCGTACATTTTCACGTGGCTGACTATAACGAGAATCCAATGTTATACGTGGTATCGTTCGATTAATCAATGGAATTTTTTGTCCTGCATAATTGATCGGGTTCCGAGTTAAAGTCATTAATCTTGGCGGATTCATCTTTTGGCTTTGTTCTCCATTTTTCACCGTTCGATTTTTCATCGGATTAAATGGTAATCTTACAGGAGCAATCATACCTTCTTTATTTAAATTAGAAGGTTGTCCTTTTATGTGATCGCCATAAATTACTTTCTTACCCGAATATGGAATTTGTTGTTTATTTCGCATACCAATTTCCATAGGATTAATGACGCGACCATTAGTCGACCTAGCTTCATTTGGACGATTTTTAAGGTTCTGCAAATTCCGATTCAAAGATTGAATCCCATTGATTACAGCCACTCCTCCACGAGTTCCATAGCCAGCGGCTGACGCTGTTTTTAGTGCTATTTTTTGTGTTCGATCCATTCCCGAACGAACTCGCTCTTTTGTTTCCTGTTTCGCTTGTTTTGCACCATGTTTCACCGAACGAAGTGTAGCGTCTGCCTGCCCTAATCCTAGTTTTTGTAAAATGGTTTTTCGTTTAAAGAAAGCAATCAGCCCAATGATTCCTTTAATCATCATATTGACAATAAAGGAAACGATCGTCCCCATAGGAATCAACGTATCCACAACATTGAAGACTAAAAATGCGACTAGGATCAATACACTATAAATGGACTTTTGAAACATAAATCCAACGAATGAACGAAATCCTTTAAAAAGCAAGTAATCAAGTGTAGGGAAAAAAGATAAAAGGAGAAGAAAAGGAAGAGCAATCAACATCAACATAGCTCCTAATTGGAAGATAAAACGCACCATTCCAATCATTAAAATAGGATTACCAATCGTCATATTTAACAAGGGGGTCATGGCACCTACTACAGCTTTATATAATCCTGATTCAGGCTTAATATACTGACGATAATTTTTATTTTCCTCTTCTGTCTTAGCATCATCTAATTTGTCACTGATAGTCTCCTTGTCTTTATCTGTATATTTTTTTGCTAAGAACTCTGCTGGATCGATTCCTGCATTATCTAATTCTTGTAAGTTAGTTGTACCGTAATTTAACAATAAATAAGGATCAACCACCGCTTTTTGATAATACATATTACGAATTTGTGTAATGGCATCATCACTATTTGTCGCCACTTCCAAGCCCTCTACACCGTTCGTTGCCTGAAAAATCAATCCTTCCACAGAAGTCGACCAAGTATCAATATTTTTAGTGAATTTTTCTCCTTGACTAGCAACATTGCCATGACCAAACCAAACGACTGAAAAACCTACGATCAGACACATTTTTATAAATGCACTTGTTGCCTGTTGGGGCGATTTAAACATCTTTAAATAAAACACGTACAACACATAAACACTAATTAGCGTTAAGCCAAACACATTAAATAAACTATTGTAGATATTTTGCGAGAAAGTAAAGAAAGTATGGATCAAACGATCCATTTCTGCTCCTTTGTATAATTTCTCAATAATAGCGTCGTTTACTTGCCACATCAGTTTGTTTACATAAAAGCAACCATTGGAAATCATTTTAAAGAAAGCAACCCCAGTATCGCCAAATATCACACTAGTTAAAGAAAAATCAGCATCTACCATATAAGAAGAAAATGAATCAATATGATACGTTCCTACCTTGTAAATATCTGTTACATTCTTTCCTACTGCCAACGCTGGCACTGTGCGAATTAATAAATAAAAAAGCCCTGTTCCAGTCAGAAACAGAGCTTTCTTTTTGCCTATATTCAGTTTTTTTAAGAACTTCAAAAGAGCACCTCCTATGCCACCTGTTCCTCTGCCTCACTATTACTTGTTTTTTCTGTTGTTTTAAGTGCTTCTGCCATTTCTTCAAAAGGACAATGAACATTGAGTTTACCAAACCGCCCATAAGGATCACGCATCCAGCATTGCCCCTTAATCATTCGTTTCATTTCTTTTATGTTTTTATCATTCACTTCTAGTCCTAAATGGTGGAGAATTTTTTCTCGTTCGCTATCTTCATCAAAAGCAAAAACCACGCCAAAATTCCCTTTTTCATCATCAGATCCTAAATCATCAATGAATTGTGTATCTAAAACTAATTGATTCATCTGTGAACGACCAACACGAGCCATCGCACTAATAATCGCACGTCCAGAGTTTGACTTGTTAAAGACCCAAGCTTCTGTAAAATAAATTGCTGTTTTATGCGAGATATCCCGTTTTCCAAACATTTCACAAAAACGTCCTAGACTAATCATTAAGCACAAAGATTTCCTGTCAGCGTCACTATATAAAGAAGGATCGAGCCCATCTTTCGGTAATTTCAAATCTTGAATTTCTAAAATTGTCACTTTCTCTTGGAAACTCAATCCTGCATTTTCACCATAAGAGAACCCTAATCGTAAAATAGAATCATTAATCGTTAAATAAAGAAAATCGCCGTATTCCTTGACGTTTTTATTCTCATGCGCACGTAACAAATCAATGACATTCATCATGCCAACTGTCTCATGCTGTTCTCGCTGATTTAACACCTGTTCAATGGAACTAAGTACTGCTCCTTTTAATAAGAAATTATTTTTCAATGGACTTAATTCATCGATCATATCTTGTGCCACTTGTTTCGCATTATTTCGATCAAGATAAATCATTGGATCAAGTACACCATAATTACTTTTCTTTGAAGCGTCTAACGTGACATAGTTAAAGCTTTCCAAATGCTTCACGAACAATGGATAGTTTTCTTTGTAGTAAGGATCATGAATCACTTTATTAAACCATTTTCTTTTTTCGCCTTTTGGATCAACAAACAGACTTTGCACATCTAAAAAGGAGCTATATAAAAAGAGCAAACCAACTAAGAAAGATTTTCCTTTCCCAGTTTTACCCGTTACAGCAATATGAGGAGCATCATATAATGCACCTGTAATCCCTTCTGCAATCGCTAAAGGATTTAAGAACACATATTTATTAGACGCATAAATAAACTCCTCCAATGGTGTTTTTTCACCCCTAGAACCTTCTGTACCTAATACATCTAATCGTCCAATATAATTTCCTGAACTCATCCCTAGCTCTTCAATCGTCGCAAATAACAATTCTGCCACTGCTTCACACGTGGTTCGCTGTACCCAGTGTTTTTGTGTACCTAAAGCTTGTCCCATTGCCATTTTGTAAAACAAAGAAAATTGATCCTTTTTCCCTTTATAAACCTTGATTACATCATCTAAAGACTTAATAATCTGTAAGGAACGTTCTCTCACTTCTTCTCTAGTTTGACCGTAGACAACTAAACAAGCCAACCAATCCATCACTGGTTGATTTTGTTCTAACTTTTCACGCAAGGCACTAGCTAAAAAGCGAATGGATTTCGTACGACTGGAAGCTTCTCCGCCTTCTGCTTCTTGTACTTGTTGTTCTTCTTTAAAACGATTCGTTAACCATCCTAATTTTGTGGATACCCCATTTACTCCTTTGATTTCGGGATAGTGTAATTTGACTCTTAACTCCACTGGAAAACGCAAGTCCTGTACAAATTGGAACAAATTGATATTCTTCATATTGTCAGGAAACTTTCCAACAGGTAAAAACGACACGTAACTTTCGCCTAGCTCATCTTCAATTTTTAAAATTCCTTTTCCTTTTTTCAAAGGACTTAAAACGGAAGACTGGATATTTTGTACATTCGCAATACAATTTTCATCTTCAATTTTATGTTTCATTCCTCGAATATACTGCATGCGGTTAGCGTAGATCATTTCATTTTTAGATAACGGTCGGATCGAATAAGAAAATAATATTTGTGTCAATTCCTGTTCTGATAGCTTTACTTGTTCAAATAAAGTACTTGGATCAGCCAATTCATAGCCAAGCAGAGAAACGACTTCTTGAACAACAACGTCTGACATTTTTTTCGCTAACTCCTTTATGTCTTCTGCAATGTAAGCATCTTTGATTTTTACCCCTAACAAAAAGGACGGACGATAAACATTGCCTAATTCTTGTTCTAACACATGGATCGTTTCATTGGCATAGTACTCACCAATTTCTCGACTTTCAGGATCAAACCCTTCAGCTAATTTATCAAAGCGACTTCTTAAATTTAGGGTTCTAGGATACATGGTTAAATCAATATCTTCATATGTCCGTAAAAGATTTAATAGACTTGCCATCATTTCTTTATTGTCTTGCATGGCTTTTGGATTATTTTGAGAAATTGTTTTAGGTGTGACTTCATAATAACCCCAAATATCCCCCTCATTATTTAACATTAAATGATCTTTTAACGCTTTAAGCGGGCTTTCCACAGTAATCATACTTTTCCTTCTTTCTAAAATTATTTAATCAAAAAGTCGTATGCCTTCGACAACATACGACCTAGAAATTATTTAAATTGAATCGACTCCGTAAGCTCTTCTCGTCTACATTTTTTCCCTTCACAAATAATACTATCTGGTAATTGTACTGTGAAATAGTAAATCAGTGAATCCAAAAAATAATAATATATTTTCTTACCATCAGGCTGGATTTTATTCATTAACATTACCGCCCCAATAGGCATACCAACATAGCACAGCATATACATAAATTGAAATGTTTTTGCCAATGTTGCGATCATTGTTCCAAAAAATAAGTTTATGAATAAAGCTACTACAATTGCGGTCACAGCGTCTACAACGACAATTGAAAATGGGAGTCGAAAAAGATTCGGAATATCTTGAATGCGGTAGGGCTCTTTAAATATGGACGTATAATTGTAAGCTTCCCAATCCATACTAACCACCGAATGCTTTACTTAACACATTTCCAATAGCATCTAGTACTTTTTCAGGATTTCCTAAAAAGAACCACGCCAAACCACCAAGTACTAAAGCTGTCACAATCCCTGCCACTTTTGCCTTAGAAAAATGTTTGGCTACGCTAAAAACAATAATTCCAATGATCACATATTTTCCTTGTTGCAATACAAAATCTAATAAACCTTTCAAATCCATCAATTATTCACTATCCTTCCATGTATGACTTAATTTTTCCACATAATATTTATCAGATTTTTTTACTAAATGGAGTGTTAACTGCTCTTTTTGCAAAATCGCTGTATCTTTATCTTTCAAAGAAACATCAGCTTTCACAAGTAAACCAACACTAGCTTTATAAACTTTTGATTCCACTTTATCTAATGTAAAATTTCCATTTAATCCCTCAGGGTTATCCATCATATACGCCATATC from Enterococcus mundtii includes the following:
- a CDS encoding EF0163 family protein — protein: MKRITCIILLLIGLLFVGVKYHELQEKYYDQEATIANLKNENSEQSVVISEPQTDSNEEKADKIKEKDILESFVDAYVNFHSIDDRNQSVMNFVTEDCQKENALDIEVHADFDSTGMIERSYKDLTDPDSFIVVGKEESRGASHEFLMKVHFSDDKIDFYNYQYLAQN
- a CDS encoding glucosaminidase domain-containing protein, whose amino-acid sequence is MKNKGCFGCFGFLVLLMMGILFLFFGVDDSETSGSATGGAEFIGVYSEDLPSYPEIKGVGNVPDEIAQLAVGSAIKYHLLPSVIISQWAYESEWGHSQSAKTDNNFFGITWFEGCPFPKGTARGVSGSEGGNYMKFPNKKSAFSYYGYMVASQSNFNACVGNKSPSECLLILGRGGYATAGITESSPYFTGCMSIIQSNNLTQYDDFAIQKWKDFGSNTSGSVGDGWGWPFPEVGQGSFAGGQLFGKNPGGEFRENGFHDGLDFGSVDHPGNEIHAIHGGTVTYVGNPGISGLGACVIVINDSGLNMVYQEFATSTSNAKVKVGDKVKLGDVIGIRDTEHLHLGITKKDWLQAESSAFTDDGTWLDPLKIITTGKY
- a CDS encoding CD3337/EF1877 family mobilome membrane protein → MKFLKKLNIGKKKALFLTGTGLFYLLIRTVPALAVGKNVTDIYKVGTYHIDSFSSYMVDADFSLTSVIFGDTGVAFFKMISNGCFYVNKLMWQVNDAIIEKLYKGAEMDRLIHTFFTFSQNIYNSLFNVFGLTLISVYVLYVFYLKMFKSPQQATSAFIKMCLIVGFSVVWFGHGNVASQGEKFTKNIDTWSTSVEGLIFQATNGVEGLEVATNSDDAITQIRNMYYQKAVVDPYLLLNYGTTNLQELDNAGIDPAEFLAKKYTDKDKETISDKLDDAKTEEENKNYRQYIKPESGLYKAVVGAMTPLLNMTIGNPILMIGMVRFIFQLGAMLMLIALPFLLLLSFFPTLDYLLFKGFRSFVGFMFQKSIYSVLILVAFLVFNVVDTLIPMGTIVSFIVNMMIKGIIGLIAFFKRKTILQKLGLGQADATLRSVKHGAKQAKQETKERVRSGMDRTQKIALKTASAAGYGTRGGVAVINGIQSLNRNLQNLKNRPNEARSTNGRVINPMEIGMRNKQQIPYSGKKVIYGDHIKGQPSNLNKEGMIAPVRLPFNPMKNRTVKNGEQSQKMNPPRLMTLTRNPINYAGQKIPLINRTIPRITLDSRYSQPRENVRRLNHSNVRMTRTPIDRTGQKIPLINPYTPHLVLNKKFHSDVKQIQNVTNQYRKEVQPIEEKVIKKNQVRSLPSGRTPQRKLGGVYEK
- a CDS encoding ATP-binding protein, whose amino-acid sequence is MITVESPLKALKDHLMLNNEGDIWGYYEVTPKTISQNNPKAMQDNKEMMASLLNLLRTYEDIDLTMYPRTLNLRSRFDKLAEGFDPESREIGEYYANETIHVLEQELGNVYRPSFLLGVKIKDAYIAEDIKELAKKMSDVVVQEVVSLLGYELADPSTLFEQVKLSEQELTQILFSYSIRPLSKNEMIYANRMQYIRGMKHKIEDENCIANVQNIQSSVLSPLKKGKGILKIEDELGESYVSFLPVGKFPDNMKNINLFQFVQDLRFPVELRVKLHYPEIKGVNGVSTKLGWLTNRFKEEQQVQEAEGGEASSRTKSIRFLASALREKLEQNQPVMDWLACLVVYGQTREEVRERSLQIIKSLDDVIKVYKGKKDQFSLFYKMAMGQALGTQKHWVQRTTCEAVAELLFATIEELGMSSGNYIGRLDVLGTEGSRGEKTPLEEFIYASNKYVFLNPLAIAEGITGALYDAPHIAVTGKTGKGKSFLVGLLFLYSSFLDVQSLFVDPKGEKRKWFNKVIHDPYYKENYPLFVKHLESFNYVTLDASKKSNYGVLDPMIYLDRNNAKQVAQDMIDELSPLKNNFLLKGAVLSSIEQVLNQREQHETVGMMNVIDLLRAHENKNVKEYGDFLYLTINDSILRLGFSYGENAGLSFQEKVTILEIQDLKLPKDGLDPSLYSDADRKSLCLMISLGRFCEMFGKRDISHKTAIYFTEAWVFNKSNSGRAIISAMARVGRSQMNQLVLDTQFIDDLGSDDEKGNFGVVFAFDEDSEREKILHHLGLEVNDKNIKEMKRMIKGQCWMRDPYGRFGKLNVHCPFEEMAEALKTTEKTSNSEAEEQVA
- a CDS encoding TcpE family conjugal transfer membrane protein; translation: MDWEAYNYTSIFKEPYRIQDIPNLFRLPFSIVVVDAVTAIVVALFINLFFGTMIATLAKTFQFMYMLCYVGMPIGAVMLMNKIQPDGKKIYYYFLDSLIYYFTVQLPDSIICEGKKCRREELTESIQFK
- a CDS encoding TcpD family membrane protein; translation: MDLKGLLDFVLQQGKYVIIGIIVFSVAKHFSKAKVAGIVTALVLGGLAWFFLGNPEKVLDAIGNVLSKAFGG